The segment TGCGGCGCATTTCCATAATCGCCGTCAGCGGAACCGTTGCCGTCTGTATTCTTATCGTTACGGGAATATATTATGCCCAGGGTTATTCACCGGCTACCGCTATAAGTCATATTACAAGGTTCGATTTTCCAATCATCGGAATCCTGACCGCTTTATGGATCATTTCGGAATTTCAATTACGGACGTTTTTTAATCTCAAATCAGAATAGGAGTTCTTTTGAAAATCTCAAAAACATTCATTTTCGTTTTATTTTCTGTTGTCACGTTTAACCAATGTACTGCTCAAGACCCGGCTTCAAAAATCAGCGCATCTGACAAGAGGGTTGTGATAAATACGATTGTGTCCTTACTCAAGGAAAACTACGTTTTTGAAGAAAAGGCGGATGCAGTGGAAAAAGAGCTGAATATGAAATTCACTACCAACCAATACGATCGGCATGAAACGATTAACTCATTTGGGGATCAGCTCAATATGGATCTTTCAAATATTTTGAATGACAAGCATGTGCAAATTTATTTTAGCCCGAAGATAGTCCGGCGATTACGAAATGAATCCAAAGGCAATAAGGATCAAGCGCCGGATGAGCCGTTTGTCGCCATGCTAAAAAATGAAAACTTCAGAATGAGAAAGGTGGAAATTCTGCATGGAAATATCGGATATTTTAAAATTGACAATTTCGTAGAATTGAAATACTGCAAGGAAACTTTAACCGGCGCCATGAATTTTATCTCTAATTCTTCGGCTATTGTTCTGGATCTTTCGGATTGCGGAGGAGGCCCGTCTGAAACGATGGATTTTATCTTAAGTTATTTTTTACCTGAATCAACGAAGATCGGTGAACTTAAGTTTAGAAAGAATAATGAGGTTAAGGAATATTATACGGTAAAAGACCCGAGTATTAAGAAGTTAACCGATATGCCTTTATATATTCTGGTAAGCAATAATACGGCTTCGGCTGCGGAAGGCCTTGCCGCTTGTTTGCAGGAGTATAAAAGAGCAGTTGTCATCGGCGGTCAGACAAAAGGTTTAGGAAACCCCGGCGAGCTTTTTGTTATAAATGATGTGTTGTACATGTTTATCACGACTGCCGTAAGCGGAACGGCCATAAGCGGCAAAAATTTTAACGGCATAGGTGTAACACCTGATATAAACGCGGCCGCACCGGGTTCATTCAATTTCAATAAGGCAATGACCGATGTATGTCAATCATTATCAAAAAAAGCTAAAGAGAAAAAATTAAAAAACGCTTCTAAATGGCTCTTGTTTGAATACGAATCGTTGGCATATCCCGACATTGCAGACAACGGATACCTGCAATCTATTCTTGGTACTTACCAAGACGGTGCAAAGATACTTTCGGAAAACGGAAGTATTTATTATTTCAATGGCAGCAGTAAAAGAAAGTTGACCTACATGAGCAAAAGCACTTTTTCGGTTGAAGGCAGAAAGGACTATAGAGTTTTTTTTCCTAAAGATTTTAATGAAATGAAAATCTTATGGTTTGATGACACAGAAGACGTGATCAAAAGAATAGATTGATTCACAATTATTGACCCCTTTTTTTAACAAGTACAATGCGAAAAATATTATGAAAAAAATATTATACCTAACCCTTCTATTAACGGCATGCAACAGCGACCAGAAAGCCGACTTGGCCTACGACACATCGGTCGCAAACCCGGCTTACACGGCCTTGCATCCAAAAGTGCTGTTTGATGAAGCGCATAATAATTTCCACACGGCTGACGGGCGCTACAGACCTTTTGCTAACCTGATCCGAAACGACGGTTATATCGTTGAACAAAATAAAAAACAATTTACTAAAGAATCCTTAGCCGGTTATTCCGTTTTAGTGATCTCGAATGCAAAAGGAAAAGTTGAAAAATATTTGTCGGCGTTTGATGAGGAAGAATGCGATGCCGTTCGCGACTGGGTAGAAAATGGAGGTTCCTTATTGCTTATCGCCGATCATTATCCGATGGGATCGGCAGCGCAGCCTTTGGCAACAAGATTTGGCGTGACGATGGGAAACGGATCGGTGGAAGATTCCCTGCACTTTGAGGGGTCGCCGCAGTGGAAGGATCAATTGGCGTTCAGCCGCGCCAACAAGTTGCTGAAGTCCCACCCGATAACCGAAGGCAGAAATTCTTCAGAACAGATCCGGAAAGTGGTCGTCTTCACGGGTCAATCGCTAAAGGGGACGGCTGACGCGCAAGTGCTTTTGGAATTGAGTTCATCGGCGATGGAAACGATACCGGATTCAATATGGAAAGCTGATGGTAAAACCTATACACGATTTCAAGGCCCTTACCCCATTCAAGGCAAATGTATGGGGCTGGCAATAAATTTCGGAAAAGGCCGCGTGGTAGTTCTGGGGGAAGCCGCGTGCATGACAGCACAAATAGACGACACCGGGAAATTCGGAATGAATGTTCCGGGAAACGACAACCGCCAGTTTGCGCTAAACGTGATGCACTGGTTGTCAGGACTTTATTAAATAAGTTTCACCCAGGGTTTTAAAAATTTCCCGCAGATACCGCTGATTTGCGCAGATAAAAGTTTCCGCGTGAATTTGCGAAATCTGTGGGAAATCGATCGTAACAGTTAAAACTGAAACTGCTCCACGATCTCGTGCGACATTTTCACATTGAATGAATCGATGCGTTTGAGTATCGCCAGAAGATCCAGATGCGAATTGCTGGAATTCAAAGTATCTTCTCCGCCTTTCGCCATACGCATCATATGCGCTGCGCGAAGTCTAACTTCCTGTTCTGAAATCGAATGCTTTGTATCAATAATTTCTTGCGCCACTAATTTATCTTCTTTCATTAATGCATCCAACGTTTTATCTAAACGCCCTTTTATCAGCGTATAGAACTGGTTCAGATCGCTCTCGCCTTCCGGAGAGAACTTCCATTTATTATCAACAAATCGTTCCGATTGCTCTGCAAGGGCAAGTCCGATTCGTTCGCTGATATGCCGCAGATCGTCGATGGTCAAAAGCACGCGCATGAGCTGCTTGGACTGCGATAAACTGATACTCTTCTGAGAAAGCCTTGTCAGATAGCGCCGGATCGCGTTCTCCAGCATATTTGCGTTTTTCAGGAGTTCACGAACTTTAGCAAGTCGTTCTTCGTTATCCGGTTTGTATAAATTCAGCACTTCACCATACATTTGTTTAACCAAATCAACGAGACGGCCTTCCTCCAGTTGAGCTTGCTGTAGCGCAATATCAGGAGTCTCCAGATAAGCATTGTTCAGATACTTCGGTTTGAATTCCTCGCCTTCCGCTTTTTCAGGAATCAGTTTCGTGATCAGTTTTGCCGTTAGCGGAACAAATGAAATAAGAAGTGCGGCCGTCATTAGATTGAATA is part of the bacterium genome and harbors:
- a CDS encoding ThuA domain-containing protein, coding for MKKILYLTLLLTACNSDQKADLAYDTSVANPAYTALHPKVLFDEAHNNFHTADGRYRPFANLIRNDGYIVEQNKKQFTKESLAGYSVLVISNAKGKVEKYLSAFDEEECDAVRDWVENGGSLLLIADHYPMGSAAQPLATRFGVTMGNGSVEDSLHFEGSPQWKDQLAFSRANKLLKSHPITEGRNSSEQIRKVVVFTGQSLKGTADAQVLLELSSSAMETIPDSIWKADGKTYTRFQGPYPIQGKCMGLAINFGKGRVVVLGEAACMTAQIDDTGKFGMNVPGNDNRQFALNVMHWLSGLY
- a CDS encoding S41 family peptidase, yielding MKISKTFIFVLFSVVTFNQCTAQDPASKISASDKRVVINTIVSLLKENYVFEEKADAVEKELNMKFTTNQYDRHETINSFGDQLNMDLSNILNDKHVQIYFSPKIVRRLRNESKGNKDQAPDEPFVAMLKNENFRMRKVEILHGNIGYFKIDNFVELKYCKETLTGAMNFISNSSAIVLDLSDCGGGPSETMDFILSYFLPESTKIGELKFRKNNEVKEYYTVKDPSIKKLTDMPLYILVSNNTASAAEGLAACLQEYKRAVVIGGQTKGLGNPGELFVINDVLYMFITTAVSGTAISGKNFNGIGVTPDINAAAPGSFNFNKAMTDVCQSLSKKAKEKKLKNASKWLLFEYESLAYPDIADNGYLQSILGTYQDGAKILSENGSIYYFNGSSKRKLTYMSKSTFSVEGRKDYRVFFPKDFNEMKILWFDDTEDVIKRID